A window of the Brassica napus cultivar Da-Ae chromosome C5, Da-Ae, whole genome shotgun sequence genome harbors these coding sequences:
- the LOC111206058 gene encoding probable protein phosphatase 2C 36: MGNGASGCCVAGDTSTRCGVERFHDNLGHSFSYVRPVLDGSRPSFTQEPSLQPDPIPGTTTTFRSISGASVSANNSTSLSDSLSTDVSLKASGFESSNKFASFPLKPVPRGPTKKQSHVSGPFERRFLSGPIETGLVKKKKKTKSFSKPKPNKRLATFKTIFTNLISNNQSRSKKSLIEPINSFNSSTSDHHRPEINNSSTSTTLSSQESPRTKEGEDSEEEDDEEEEGKSESSLEEPKIQWAEGKAGEDRVHVILSEENGWLFVGIYDGFNGPDPPDYLLNNLYTAVLKELKGLLWDDEDNSDDIASCSEDGQSQSQIKKQSTLEGGTVACDTRKIVSCDSRNIIEDVKKLQWRYASKQNCTESDSEMINHKDVLKALEQALMKTEEAFDQTVDENPVLALMGSCVLVTLMKGEDVYVMSVGDSRAVLAQRSYLGRKKMPNDLQRIKEESPLKTCLVREKRVSLLVPVQLNMEHSTNVQEEVRRIRNEHSDDPLAIESGRVKGYLKVTRAFGAGFLKQPKWNKAVLEMFRINYVGSSPYITCSPSLHHHRLTPHDKFLILSSDGLYEYFSSEEVIFEVESFISAFPEGDPAQHLIQEVLLRAAKKYGMDFHELLEIPQGDRRRYHDDVSVIVISLEGRIWKSSM, encoded by the exons ATGGGAAACGGAGCCAGTGGCTGTTGCGTGGCCGGAGACACTTCCACGCGATGCGGTGTCGAACGCTTTCACGACAACCTCGGCCACTCTTTCAGCTATGTCCGGCCAGTCCTCGACGGATCAAGACCTTCTTTCACGCAGGAACCGTCTCTCCAACCCGACCCGATCCCCGGAACCACGACCACTTTCCGTTCAATCTCCGGCGCGTCCGTTAGCGCCAATAATTCAACGTCTCTCTCTGACTCTCTCTCAACGGACGTGTCGTTAAAGGCCTCCGGGTTTGAGAGCTCTAATAAGTTCGCTTCATTTCCCCTCAAGCCCGTGCCGCGTGGTCCGACGAAGAAGCAGAGTCACGTGTCCGGTCCGTTCGAGCGACGGTTTTTATCCGGTCCGATCGAAACCGGTTTGgttaagaagaaaaagaagaccaaatcattttctaaacctaaaccGAACAAGAGACTTGCCACATTCAAAACCATTTTCACAAACTTGATATCTAACAATCAATCTCGCTCGAAGAAGAGCTTGATCGAGCCAATCAACAGTTTCAATTCATCAACTTCGGATCATCATAGACCTGAGATCAATAACTCAAGTACAAGCACGACTCTGAGCAGCCAAGAGAGCCCTAGAACCAAAGAAGGAGAAGactctgaagaagaagatgatgaagaagaagaggggaAGAGTGAGTCTTCTCTAGAGGAGCCAAAGATTCAATGGGCGGAGGGTAAAGCAGGGGAAGACAGAGTACACGTCATCCTCTCTGAAGAAAACGGTTGGCTTTTCGTGGGAATTTACGACGGATTCAACGGTCCAGATCCACCGGATTATCTACTCAACAATCTCTACACCGCCGTGCTCAAAGAGCTCAAAGGGTTGCTATGGGACGACGAAGACAACTCCGATGATATCGCATCATGTAGCGAAGACGGTCAGTCCCAGTCCCAGATCAAGAAACAGAGTACACTGGAAGGAGGCACTGTTGCTTGTGACACAAGAAAAATAGTTTCTTGTGACTCAAGAAACATTATTGAGGATGTGAAGAAGCTGCAATGGAGATACGCTTCGAAACAGAATTGTACAGAATCTGACTCGGAGATGATTAACCACAAAGACGTGCTGAAAGCACTTGAACAAGCGTTGATGAAAACAGAGGAAGCGTTTGATCAAACGGTTGATGAGAATCCAGTACTAGCCTTGATGGGATCCTGCGTTCTCGTGACGTTAATGAAAGGTGAAGACGTTTACGTGATGAGCGTCGGAGATAGCCGAGCGGTTTTGGCTCAAAGATCTTATCTCGGGCGTAAGAAGATGCCAAATGATCTTCAGAGAATCAAGGAAGAGAGTCCGCTAAAGACTTGTTTGGTCAGAGAAAAAAGAGTTAGTCTTCTGGTTCCTGTTCAGCTCAATATGGAACACAGCACAAACGTTCAAGAG GAAGTGAGAAGAATCAGGAATGAACATTCTGATGATCCATTGGCGATAGAGAGTGGTAGAGTGAAAGGTTATCTCAAGGTCACTCGTGCATTTGGCGCTGGATTTCTCAAACAA CCGAAATGGAACAAGGCGGTTCTAGAGATGTTCAGAATAAACTACGTTGGATCATCGCCGTACATCACGTGCTCTCCGTCGCTTCACCACCACAGACTCACGCCGCATGATAAGTTCCTTATCCTCTCATCTGATGGATTGTACGAATACTTCTCGAGTGAGGAAGTCATCTTCGAGGTCGAGTCTTTCATCTCAGCCTTCCCTGAAGGCGATCCTGCTCAGCATCTCATCCAAGAAGTCCTCCTTCGAGCTGCCAAAAAATATG GTATGGACTTCCACGAATTGTTGGAGATACCCCAAGGGGATCGTCGCAGGTACCATGACGATGTTTCTGTCATTGTGATTTCACTCGAAGGAAGAATTTGGAAATCTTCCATGTGA